The following proteins come from a genomic window of Aspergillus luchuensis IFO 4308 DNA, chromosome 3, nearly complete sequence:
- a CDS encoding proline racemase family protein (COG:E;~EggNog:ENOG410PW72;~InterPro:IPR008794;~PFAM:PF05544), with the protein MTTNPFYWIKSEDWHTAGEPFRIIPEVPSGYIPTGRTVSDRRNQIIQTENHPLDRLRKFLSHEPRGHADMYGGFITPPDDIGAHFGVLFWHTSGFSTACGHGTIALASWAVSTGLVEAPENGVVEVVIDVPSGRVSAAVTMKHGEPVQAYFMNVASFPIEKGLSVKIPSRNEEIRVDLAFAGAVMASVSAAELGLEVKPGNADAFIKLQREIKAALGDRATYLDYELYAVIFFEDERDHPDYRKTIVQRNVTVYGDGQIDRSPCGSGTCARIALLSSDGRLRKNQKLLHHSIIGSAFEAEIESWGGSHGDFDSCNVLVKGQAHLIAHSRFLIDEEDPLSPGFILR; encoded by the coding sequence ATGACAACCAACCCATTTTACTGGATCAAGTCCGAGGACTGGCACACAGCTGGCGAGCCATTCCGCATCATCCCCGAAGTTCCATCAGGGTACATACCAACAGGTAGAACCGTTTCTGACCGGCGCAACCAGATCATCCAGACCGAGAACCACCCGTTGGATAGGCTCCGCAAATTTCTCAGTCATGAACCCCGAGGGCATGCTGACATGTACGGGGGCTTTATCACTCCGCCAGACGACATAGGTGCGCACTTCGGTGTATTGTTCTGGCATACGAGCGGATTCTCAACGGCATGTGGTCATGGTACCATTGCCCTTGCGTCCTGGGCTGTGTCAACAGGTCTTGTCGAGGCTCCAGAGAATGGAGTTGTGGAGGTGGTCATTGATGTTCCGTCTGGCCGTGTGTCAGCGGCTGTTACTATGAAGCATGGAGAGCCAGTACAGGCTTACTTCATGAATGTTGCCAGCTTTCCGATAGAGAAGGGGCTATCTGTGAAGATTCCTTCTCGTAATGAGGAGATTCGGGTTGATTTGGCTTTTGCCGGTGCTGTTATGGCTTCAGTGAGTGCTGCTGAATTGGGTCTTGAGGTCAAGCCGGGTAATGCGGATGCATTCATCAAACTTCAGCGAGAGATAAAAGCAGCACTTGGGGATAGAGCAACCTATCTTGATTATGAGCTGTACGCAGTCATCTTTTTCGAGGACGAAAGAGACCACCCAGATTACCGAAAGACAATCGTCCAGAGGAATGTTACTGTCTATGGTGATGGTCAGATTGATCGGTCCCCTTGCGGCTCTGGCACTTGTGCGAGAATTGCCCTCCTATCTTCGGATGGTCGGCTTCGAAAGAACCAGAAACTTTTACATCACTCTATTATCGGGTCGGCTTTTGAAGCGGAGATAGAGTCCTGGGGTGGTTCCCATGGGGACTTTGATTCCTGCAATGTGCTTGTGAAGGGCCAGGCACATCTGATTGCGCACTCGCGGTTCTTgattgacgaggaagatcctctctctcctggGTTCATTTTGCGTTAG
- a CDS encoding fungal specific transcription factor domain-containing protein (COG:S;~EggNog:ENOG410PW9B) — MRCIRPDLSEPCDRCRRNNRRCNIPPPRPLGRRPGAVGRYIGFEKSYRKMQVQLKKAPVSADEVQRVLNTTGQEELLQVILAKLQHGSDGKMPVPTTDGALRSYHDGLPTPKEPVSNPLALLADASSAAQPLTPSLDSLCTTRGGRELLQRSVYASLGLQLSRHTLEEGFNAIYDSTLPIQSQSNYFRPPDADPPRDVGPDLDPIELGLLSLEDAHSLFSVYFVRLHPINGIQDPILHTVDYVRSRSALLFTWILAITAQFDHQSASCAKRLRLHGETLSRHVHTSGYKSVEIVQGYYISLLSATPAPTLSEERSWLYTSYAVAVATELGLDQVNPLNTLASDSISQREARNHERTWLRILLWERATSAAYGRATAFPESPLTRNIEKWWLHPLADSTDKDTCAFILLRRHLAGLHHILHQQASFNHDNPHWVRDLVDSTLDPWRVTWLPGCTSKAVTPSPNISTAFLTYVYLHNRLWMLSFALNTSSIHSYALQEDCFTAAVQCCTLAVHDLQSIGEPLYCLLSPSWAMIAYAAALAIRLFSTLYNTHAGDEGELLGLLGQVALQLEKAGSTPSHRIGIAAVLGRHLLSVLRAKVGTRMGPGDVADSRLHCSSESGLVGSSCDPVLGSVAMGLDEGFADVFREVFGPGWGLGME; from the exons ATGCGCTGTATCCGGCCCGATCTATCGGAGCCGTGCGACCGCTGTCGACGCAATAATCGGCGCTGcaacatcccccctccccgtcCTTTGGGTCGCAGGCCTGGTGCTGTTGGTCGCTATATTGGGTTCGAAAAGTCTTATCGAAAGATGCAAGTACAGCTCAAGAAAGCACCGGTATCAGCTGACGAGGTACAACGGGTGTTGAATACCACGGGCCAAGAGGAGTTACTTCAAGTCATCTTGGCGAAGCTGCAGCATGGTAGTGACGGCAAAATGCCAGTGCCAACCACAGACGGTGCATTGAGAAGCTACCATGATGGCTTGCCAACCCCAAAGGAGCCAGTTAGTAATCCACTAGCACTACTGGCTGACGCATCTAGCGCAGCACAGCCATTGACGCCGTCGCTGGATTCATTATGTACTACAAGAGGAGGCCGGGAGCTCCTCCAGCGTTCAGTCTACGCGTCTCTAGGTCTGCAGCTAAGTCGACACACACTGGAAGAGGGCTTCAATGCCATTTATGATTCCACACTACCCATCCAGTCCCAATCAAACTATTTCCGACCTCCTGATGCGGATCCACCTCGAGATGTCGGCCCAGATCTGGATCCTATCGAGCTGGGGCTGTTATCGTTAGAGGATGCGCATAGTTTGTTTTCAGT CTATTTCGTCCGCTTACACCCCATCAACGGCATTCAGGACCCAATTCTTCACACCGTCGACTATGTGCGCTCCCGCTCCGCTCTCCTCTTCACATGGATTCTAGCCATTACGGCTCAATTCGATCATCAGTCTGCATCGTGCGCCAAACGCCTGCGCCTTCACGGCGAGACCCTCTCACGACATGTCCACACATCTGGGTACAAGTCAGTCGAAATCGTACAAGGATACTACATTTCGCTCCTCTCTGCTACCCCTGCCCCGACATTGTCCGAGGAACGCTCATGGCTCTATACTTCCTACGCCGTCGCCGTCGCCACCGAGCTAGGCTTAGACCAGGTTAATCCTCTCAACACTCTTGCCTCCGACTCGATCTCCCAGCGTGAGGCGCGTAATCACGAACGCACCTGGCTGCGCATCCTACTGTGGGAACGCGCTACCAGCGCCGCTTACGGACGAGCAACTGCCTTTCCCGAGTCGCCCCTTACCCGGAATATTGAGAAATGGTGGCTGCACCCTCTTGCCGATTCTACCGACAAGGACACATGTgccttcattctcctccgTCGACATCTAGCAGGCCTTCATCATATTCTGCACCAGCAAGCCTCTTTCAACCACGACAACCCTCACTGGGTCCGTGACCTTGTCGACTCCACACTAGACCCGTGGCGAGTTACCTGGCTCCCTGGATGCACTTCAAAAGCCGtcactccctctcccaacaTATCCACAGCCTTCCTCACATACGTATATCTCCATAACCGTCTCTGGATGCTCTCTTTTGCCCTAAATACCTCATCCATTCACTCCTACGCCCTCCAGGAAGACTGCTTTACGGCCGCAGTTCAATGTTGTACCCTCGCTGTACACGATCTCCAATCGATTGGGGAACCTCTGTActgtcttctctccccatctTGGGCGATGATCGCCTACGCCGCCGCTCTCGCCATCAGACTCTTCTCCACTTTGTATAATACCCATGCCGGCGATGAGGGCGAGTTGCTAGGATTGCTAGGGCAGGTAGCCCTGCAGCTAGAGAAAGCTGGAAGCACCCCGTCTCATAGAATTGGAATTGCGGCCGTCCTCGGGAGGCATTTGCTTAGTGTTTTGCGGGCCAAAGTTGGGACGCGCATGGGGCCTGGGGATGTTGCGGATAGCAGGCTACACTGTTCATCTGAATCGGGGCTGGTGGGAAGCAGCTGCGATCCGGTCCTGGGATCTGTTGCGATGGGACTGGATGAAGGTTTTGCGGATGTGTTTCGGGAGGTGTTCGGGCCGGGGTGGGGGCTGGGGATGGAATGA
- the helE gene encoding 3-ketosteroid 1-dehydrogenase helE (COG:C;~EggNog:ENOG410PVNJ;~InterPro:IPR036188,IPR003953,IPR027477;~PFAM:PF13450,PF07992,PF00890): MQTITVDALICGGGMSGLACASFAASSGAKVLVVEKQSTVGGSSNYSAGMFWGPKSYSSLRSWVPWGNADLQAAWMQDYLPAVQWMRENGVPVAQRFDGIMTIGIGFPIDIPHLHAYHQQRIRDSNTGSQIFTNTAVVKLLQEVPGIPGSRVIGAVIRHADGAYYEVRAKRVVLATGGFQGNPRLLSMHMGQHADDMFVRSNKGSVGDGLTLGTQVGAGSSRGMSTFYGHLLAAPLQAEEVAPRDYLPLAQYQSKHCLLINESGLRFADETTGDEIINQYLAKQEKRRGFLLFNDRTRAQHCISAPFPNAGEIDRLAKAQEHGCRVGSAPSINGLVDILKQWGVNETQARRTIERYDQAIRLGNSTVALDAPVGAGGKPPAPLVEGDGPFFCMEVQPSITFTYGGIRIDPKGRALTTDGNPIPGLLVAGVDGGGFSNLGYAGGLALAFVTGFWAAKAIAIELNLPVPSLPAADSRDAVDRDVGMGSKL, encoded by the exons ATGCAAACAATTACCGTTGATGCCCTCATCTGTGGTGGGGGCATGTCAGGCCTTGCCTGTGCCTCTTTCGCCGCGTCCTCCGGGGCTAAAGTTCTCGTTGTAGAGAAGCAGTCCACCGTGGGCGGGTCATCCAATTACTCCGCGGGGATGTT TTGGGGTCCCAAGTCCTACTCAAGTCTGCGCTCCTGGGTACCATGGGGAAATGCCGATCTCCAAGCCGCCTGGATGCAAGACTACCTCCCGGCCGTACAATGGATGCGTGAAAATGGTGTCCCAGTGGCGCAGAGATTTGATGGGATTATGACAATTG GCATCGGCTTTCCAATCGATATCCCTCATCTCCATGCATATCATCAGCAGCGCATCAGAGATAGCAATACGGGCTCACAAATTTTCACCAATACCGCTGTGGTGAAGCTCCTGCAGGAAGTTCCGGGAATCCCTGGATCGCGCGTTATTGGGGCGGTTATTCGTCACGCAGATGGTGCATACTACGAAGTTCGAGCGAAGCGGGTTGTCCTAGCCACTGGGGGATTTCAAGGTAACCCCAGGCTACTGTCTATGCATATGGGCCAACACGCAGACGACATGTTTGTGCGATCCAACAAGGGATCGGTAGGAGACGGGTTGACCCTAGGAACACAAGTAGGTGCAGGTAGCAGTCGTGGGATGAGTACCTTCTACGGTCATTTACTCGCAGCGCCTCTGCAGGCTGAGGAGGTCGCCCCACGGGACTATTTGCCGTTGGCACAATATC AAAGCAAACATTGCCTGCTTATCAACGAGAGCGGCCTGCGATTTGCGGATGAGACGACTGGCGACGAGATCATCAATCAGTATCTCGCGAAGCAAGAGAAACGGCGaggatttcttcttttcaa CGATCGCACTCGGGCCCAGCACTGCATCTCCGCACCGTTCCCTAACGCGGGTGAGATCGATCGTCTGGCCAAAGCTCAGGAACACGGATGCCGTGTCGGTAGTGCGCCGAGCATCAACGGGCTGGTCGACATACTCAAACAATGGGGAGTAAATGAGACACAAGCTCGAAGGACAATTGAACGATACGATCAGGCCATCCGGCTCGGTAACTCGACTGTGGCGTTGGATGCCCCTGTCGGGGCAGGCGGAAAACCTCCAGCCCCCTTAGTAGAGGGCGACGGACCCTTCTTTTGTATGGAAGTGCAGCCATC AATTACATTCACGTACGGTGGCATTAGAATCGATCCTAAGGGCCGTGCGCTGACGACCGATGGGAATCCCATCCCAGGGCTGTTAgttgctggggttgatggtggagggttCAGTAACCTTGGATATGCGGGCGGGTTGGCTCTTGCCTTTGTGACGGGCTTCTGGGCTGCAAAGGCAATTGCGATCGAGTTGAATCTGCCGGTCCCTAGCTTGCCGGCTGCAGACTCGCGAGATGCAGTAGATCGAGACGTTGGAATGGGAAGTAAACTGTAA
- a CDS encoding SNG1 family protein (COG:S;~EggNog:ENOG410PSEK;~InterPro:IPR022703;~PFAM:PF12051;~TransMembrane:5 (o177-198i205-225o237-255i262-283o324-341i)), giving the protein MKVLYVDFDQGISGKSLLKAYELGRSPAFPTIEQHSIAEYATEDSLKRAVCKEGYWGAIYAKTNASLRLSTAIASRAAVENYNNADALGYVWNGAKYAAYAQTVHASLTELVQVTGNVYSQANETSIFATVNVSNPSIASTLLQPIASTETDLLTTDQGTRFYYNTVSMVMPINQQFFFSMAFNGISMNFNLFAVSLTQLVSCRALVAFVCTFISALAMSGYIRVFREGWDVHSSQFGLTWMTIWLAMQVHYLLLEFVTTFVPIPFAILTWVILNILSTLSPFELSPGFYRWGYALPSRELYDTLLQVWTRGCNPYLGRSLPILWSWWIVGVVGFAVALRYRHQTAMKAEVQLIEDEKSEGPRA; this is encoded by the coding sequence ATGAAAGTTCTTTATGTCGACTTTGACCAGGGCATCAGCGGCAAATCCTTGCTGAAAGCCTACGAGCTTGGCAGAAGTCCAGCCTTTCCCACCATCGAACAACATTCCATAGCAGAATATGCTACCGAGGACTCCTTGAAGCGTGCAGTATGCAAAGAAGGGTACTGGGGAGCTATATATGCTAAAACCAATGCTTCTTTGCGTCTGTCAACGGCCATCGCCTCCCGAGCTGCAGTAGAAAACTACAATAATGCCGACGCCTTGGGATACGTCTGGAACGGCGCTAAATATGCTGCCTATGCGCAGACAGTCCACGCAAGCCTTACCGAACTGGTCCAGGTAACCGGCAATGTCTACAGTCAAGCGAACGAAACATCCATTTTTGCCACAGTCAACGTCTCCAACCCTTCAATTGCGTCAACCCTTCTACAACCTATAGCCAGCACGGAAACcgacctcctcaccaccgacCAGGGAACTCGCTTCTACTACAATACCGTATCGATGGTCATGCCGATCAATCAacaattcttcttctccatggctTTCAATGGAATTTCAATGAATTTCAATCTTTTCGCTGTCTCACTCACTCAGCTGGTTAGCTGTCGCGCCCTTGTCGCTTTCGTGTGCACGTTCATCAGTGCTCTCGCAATGTCCGGATATATAAGGGTCTTTCGCGAAGGGTGGGACGTCCATTCCTCGCAGTTTGGATTGACTTGGATGACTATCTGGCTTGCAATGCAAGTTCATTACTTGCTCCTTGAGTTTGTCACCACATTTGTGCCGATTCCCTTCGCTATCTTGACTTGGGTTATCCTGAATATCTTGAGCACGCTTAGCCCCTTTGAGCTATCGCCGGGTTTCTATCGCTGGGGATATGCTCTGCCTAGTAGGGAGCTCTATGATACGCTCCTTCAGGTCTGGACGCGAGGATGTAACCCTTACTTGGGAAGAAGCTTGCCTATACTCTGGTCTTGGTGGATTGTGGGTGTTGTGGGTTTTGCGGTTGCTCTGAGGTATCGTCATCAGACAGCGATGAAGGCCGAAGTTCAGCTTATAGAGGATGAAAAGTCCGAGGGGCCCAGGGCGTGA
- a CDS encoding Zn(II)2Cys6 transcription factor (COG:S;~EggNog:ENOG410PVQ3;~InterPro:IPR036864,IPR007219,IPR001138;~PFAM:PF00172,PF04082;~go_function: GO:0000981 - DNA-binding transcription factor activity, RNA polymerase II-specific [Evidence IEA];~go_function: GO:0003677 - DNA binding [Evidence IEA];~go_function: GO:0008270 - zinc ion binding [Evidence IEA];~go_process: GO:0006351 - transcription, DNA-templated [Evidence IEA];~go_process: GO:0006355 - regulation of transcription, DNA-templated [Evidence IEA]) translates to MASKPPVRTPISCTFCRQKKLRCDRLQPCSSCTKRGLGCVYAHPPSAAPRRNGPAQPRQLTQRIRQLEDLVVALQKGETPQTVENPVHLAHKSDSSPAASPETVANSFGSLRVDQTGMTYVSGAHWTALQDSIAELKECVELGPSYLPSQCDNGSALLRGVSPPGGIAEVLSHLPPRPTVDRLVSRFFSSMEPGVLVLHTPTFQKEYDQFWTHSQDVNLAWLSILFSIMCLAIHHHQLTEGHRPDPIGDTHGLCDDFRQQAAYCLIENKYTAPTKYTIEALMFYAQTEYFRGEEFHHEVWLLMGMINRLAMRAGLHRDGSRYPELSCFAAEMRRRIWTLMSQLDALISFQLGLPRMIYDGLADTQQPHNLLDEDFSEDSTSLPPARPDTAFTPVAYLIAKSRLSRVFGLVIDHAASTAPIPSALIYQLDKQLNESYAAVPVCLQFRSVSESVTTLPRLVMLRYNLEILYQKTRCILHRKSLCEGRSDVRYAESRRICLDAAVNILQHQATIDGQVQAGGVLAQCRWFVTSLATNDFMLAAMVVCLELHNLEREGAQGGQAGTPRKDDLLLALQASHRIWSQYKDESAEAWQAWQSTSIMLRKLNAPVLCSVSPSDSSNGDGNTNGHSTISTETETYRFDPMLEITLDSRTEKSISVAEPNMLSSTEPEFDLSRLPSELVNLWDFSGDMGWLAM, encoded by the exons ATGGCATCCAAACCCCCCGTTCGGACGCCTATATCCTGCACATTTTGTCGTCAGAAAAA GTTAAGATGTGACCGTCTCCAGCCTTGTAGTAGCTGTACCAAACGTGGGTTAGGATGCGTATATGCTCACCCTCCCTCAGCAGCTCCGCGGAGGAATGGACCTGCTCAGCCCCGGCAGTTGACCCAACGGATCCGCCAACTGGAGGATCTAGTGGTAGCATTGCAAAAGGGCGAAACCCCCCAAACGGTAGAGAACCCAGTTCACCTAGCGCATAAGAGCGATTCTTCCCCGGCTGCTAGCCCAGAGACAGTGGCCAACTCCTTTGGTAGCCTGCGGGTCGATCAGACGGGGATGACTTATGTCTCGGGGGCTCATTGGACCGCACTGCAAGACAGT ATTGCCGAGCTCAAAGAGTGCGTCGAGTTAGGGCCATCATATTTGCCTTCCCAGTGTGATAACGGGTCCGCCCTTCTCCGAGGGGTGTCTCCGCCCGGCGGGATAGCGGAGGTCCTGAGTCACCTCCCGCCAAGACCGACCGTAGATCGGCTGGTGTCACGATTTTTCAGCTCTATGGAGCCGGGTGTTC TTGTCCTGCATACCCCGACATTCCAGAAAGAA TATGACCAATTCTGGACTCATTCACAGGATGTCAATCTGGCATGGTTGAGTATTCTCTTCAGTATCATGTGTCTGGcgatccaccatcaccagctCACTGAGGGCCACAGACCAGACCCGATCGGTGACACCCACGGGCTGTGTGATGATTTTAGGCAACAAGCTGCTTATTGCCTCATTGAGAACAAGTATACAGCTCCGACGAAATATACCATTGAGGCACTGATGTTCTACGCGCAAACGGAGTATTTTCGGGGCGAAGAGTTTCATCACGAGGTctggttgttgatgggaatGATCAACCGCCTGGCCATGCGGGCTGGCCTTCATCGGGACGGTTCCCGCTATCCAGAGCTCTCTTGTTTTGCAGCCGAAATGCGAAGACGTATATGGACGCTCATGTCCCAACTGGATGCACTCATTTCGTTTCAGTTGGGTCTGCCCCGAATGATCTATGACGGGTTAGCCGATACACAACAGCCACACAATCTCCTAGACGAAGACTTCTCTGAGGACTCGACGAGCTTGCCACCAGCCCGTCCTGACACAGCATTTACCCCGGTGGCTTATTTAATTGCAAAAAGTCGACTCTCCAGGGTATTTGGTCTCGTGATTGACCATGCTGCATCCACCGCGCCTATCCCGTCCGCACTGATTTACCAACTCGACAAGCAACTGAATGAGTCCTATGCCGCAGTCCCAGTATGTCTCCAATTCCGCAGCGTATCCGAGTCTGTTACGACATTGCCACGTCTCGTCATGCTGCGCTATAATCTGGAAATTCTGTATCAGAAGACGCGGTGCATCTTACATCGCAAGTCCCTCTGCGAAGGCCGCTCCGATGTTCGGTATGCAGAGTCTCGACGTATCTGTCTTGACGCAGCAGTGAATATTCTGCAGCATCAAGCGACTATTGATGGTCAGGTTCAAGCAGGAGGAGTGCTAGCGCAATGTCGCTGGTTCGTGACTTCCTTGGCCACGAATGATTTCATGCTGGCGGCGATGGTGGTATGCCTGGAGCTCCACAACCTCGAGCGGGAAGGTGCACAAGGCGGGCAGGCTGGAACGCCGAGAAAGGACGATCTGCTTCTTGCCCTCCAAGCTTCACATCGGATCTGGTCACAATATAAGGATGAGTCGGCGGAGGCCTGGCAAGCCTGGCAGTCAACTAGTATCATGCTGAGGAAGCTGAATGCCCCTGTGCTTTGCAGTGTATCCCCATCAGATAGCAGTAACGGTGACGGGAATACCAATGGCCACAGCACCATTTCCA CGGAGACCGAGACATATAGATTCGATCCAATGCTTGAAATTACCCTTGATTCTCGAACGGAGAAGTCAATATCTGTGGCAGAGCCCAATATGCTATCGTCTACCGAGCCCGAATTCGATCTATCGCGCCTGCCAAGTGAGCTTGTGAATCTGTGGGACTTTTCTGGTGACATGGGTTGG CTTGCCATGTAA
- a CDS encoding uncharacterized protein (COG:Q;~EggNog:ENOG410PFU6;~InterPro:IPR036291,IPR002347;~PFAM:PF08659,PF00106,PF13561;~go_process: GO:0055114 - oxidation-reduction process [Evidence IEA]) → MAPALGQIFPPNPTFVEKDMPDLTGKVTIVTGATSGVGFNTASILYSKNATVYIAARSADKARTAINEIQTSTEGAHSRGRLSFLKLDLSDLASIKESANRFLEQEDRLDILIHNAGVMTPPAGSKTITGHDLEMGTNCLGPFLFNKFLLPLIQRTAATAPAGSVRVVWLSSMLASFAATGGIIFDDESDSPKVLSDAMQNYMESKVGNMFIAKELAKRYGGDGILSLSVHPGLMKTELQRHNSAIQSTVMGWIFKGPRYGAYSELFAALSPEVTEEKNGAYIIPWGRFGPIPCHLQKALVSKRDGGAGTAERFWAWCEKETAPYL, encoded by the exons ATGGCACCCGCTCTCGGCCAGatcttccccccaaacccTACTTTTGTCGAGAAAGACATGCCCGACCTGACGGGAAAAGTAACTATCGTCACTGGTGCAACCTCCGGAGTCGGTTTCAACACGGCATCCATTCTATATTCAAAGAATGCCACTGTTTACATCGCAGCCCGATCTGCCGACAAGGCCCGGACGGCTATCAACGAGATTCAGACCTCCACGGAGGGAGCACATAGCCGTGGTCGCCTCTCCTTCCTGAAACTAGATCTGTCTGACCTAGCGAGCATCAAAGAAAGTGCCAATAGGTTCTTGGAACAGGAAGACCGCCTTGATATACTGATTCACAATGCCGGGGTCATGACTCCCCCGGCGGGCAGTAAGACAATCACT GGCCATGATCTTGAAATGGGAACTAACTGTCTCggtcccttcctcttcaataaattccttcttcccctgatTCAGCGCACCGCGGCCACGGCTCCTGCGGGTAGTGTCCGCGTGGTGTGGCTCTCATCCATGTTAGCCTCATTTGCGGCAACCGGTGGAATTATTTTCGATGATGAAAGTGATTCTCCGAAGGTTCTGTCTGATGCGATGCAGAACTATATGGAAAGTAAAGTGGGGAATATGTTTATCGCCAAGGAGTTGGCGAAGCGGTATGGTGGGGATGGCATTCTCAGTTTG AGCGTGCATCCCGGCCTCATGAAGACTGAGTTACAGAGACATAATTCTGCTATTCAATCCACGGTTATG GGCTGGATATTCAAAGGCCCCCGATACGGAGCATACAGTGAGCTCTTCGCGGCGCTATCTCCAGAAGTtacagaagagaagaatggagcGTATATTATTCCCTGGGGGAGGTTCGGCCCTATCCCTTGTCATCTTCAAAAGGCCTTGGTGTCGAAGCGTGATGGAGGGGCAGGGACGGCGGAGAGGTTTTGGGCTTGGTGTGAGAAGGAAACTGCTCCGTATCTTTGA